AGCGAGTGGCCCAGCTCGTGCACCAGCAGGAAGGCCAGTATCCCGAGCGAGTGGGAGATCGTGGAGCTGAGTACATCCACCTGCATCCCTAATTCTCTCAAGAGAGAAGCTGTCCCATCCGAGATAATCCAAGCAGAGAACAGGACGGTAGCGACGGTAACCGCCGAGGGGGGGTACCTACGCTTAACACGGACACCCCGCCTCCCGGGAATGGAGAATACGAGCAACTTGAGATTCTCCCCATCGTGAAATAGCTTGGGGAGAAGGCCCATTCCGGTTAACTTCATATACAGACTCTTGAAAAGGGGCCCGGTCTCGGAGGGGCTTATCTCCTGCAGTAAGAACTCCACCTTATCCTTATAGTAGACTACATCTTTCACTTCAAAACTCTCGGCCACTACATCTTCTACTAAGGGTGGTATTTTCGACATAGGAGATCCTGCACCATTCGTTTAAAATATATGATCCCGTTGAAATTCCATGTGATGCTCCAAGGCTACAGGATAAGACCCTTCAAGCCCGAGGACTTGGAGGAGGTTGAGCGCATCAACAGGGTCTTCCTGCCTGAGAACTACCCCAGCTACTTCTTCATAGAGAACTACAGGAGGTTCCCGAACAGCTTCTTAGTGGCGGAAAACGATGACGGTAAGGTCGTTGGATACGTGATGTGCAGGGTCGAGAGCTATTACACTAGGGATCAGACTATCCTGCTTGGCCACGTCCTCTCCATAGCTGTGAGCAAGAAGCACAGGAGGAAGGGTATAGGCAAGGCACTAATGGAGGGAGCGGAGAAGGGTCTGAAGGGATACGGGGCTGACGCGGTTTACCTCGAGGTAAGGGTCTCCAACGAGCCCGCGATAAAGCTGTATGACGATCTGGGCTACAAGAAGCTCGGGATAATTCCCGCCTACTATGCTGATGGGGAGGATGCCTACCTGATGTACAAGATGCTAGATGAGGAGGTGGAGGGGGCCCTCGTTGAGGAGGTGCTTGGGAGGAGGGTTGTGAGAATATGAGAACCATCGATCTGAGGGGTAAGAGGAGCCCCTATCCGATAATACAGATAGCGAAAGCCGTGAAGAAGGCCTCCCCGGGTGAAACGGTAAACTTCCTCATCAATGATAAGGAATCGGTAGACGAGGTTTACGACTGGATAAAGAGGACCGGTCACATATTAAAGGCCGTCGTGAAGAGAGGGGATCACTGGCTGATTCAGATAGCAAAGAGGAAGTGATTTTTATTTCCTCAGCTACTAGCCAAGCGATGCGCTATGCCTAAGGTCAAGGATCCCGGTCTAGCTGAGAAGGGCGCGTTGAAAATAGAATGGGCCAAGGCCCATATGCCCGTATTGGGCACAATATCGGAGAGATTCTCCAAGGAGAGGCCCTTAGAGGGCATCAGAATAGCTGCGTGCCTCCATGTCACCAAGGAAACGGCCGTCTTAGTATTGACATTGAAGGAGGGTGGGGCGGAGGTCTGCCTGTCGGCATCGAACCCTCTCTCCACACAAGATGACGTCGCGGCGGCCCTCTCAGAGGAGGGAATAGATGTGTACGCTTGGAGGGGGATGAGCGAGGATGAGTACTTCTGGGCCATAGAGAGAGCGTTGAGCTGCAAACCTCACATCACGATGGACGATGGTGGGGACATTACGGTGATGGCCCACGAGAAGGGATTCGCTGACGGTGTGATCGGTGGGACCGAGGAGACCACCACGGGCGTCCTCAGGATAAAGTCCCTAGCTAGAGATGGGGTGCTCAAGTACCCGGTTATAGCGGTTAACAACGCGGAGACTAAGTGGAACTTCGATAACGTCTATGGGACCGGACAGAGTACGATCGACGGCATCCTGAGGGCGACGAATGTTATGATAGCCGGTAAATACTTTGTGGTAGCCGGATACGGACATGTCGGTCGGGGAATAGCCATGAGGGCCCGCGGAATGGGCGCCAAGGTCATAGTAACGGAGATCGATCCCATAAAGGCCCTGATGGCTGCCATGGACGGCTACCTAGTTATGCCAATGAAGGAGGCGGCTAAGGTAGGGGACATCTTCGTAACCGCCACGGGAAACAAGGATGTGATCAAGGCGGAGCACATAAGCCTGATGAAGGACGGGGCCATTCTGGCTAATGCAGGGCACTTCGATGTGGAGGTATCGGTCAAGGACTTGGAGCTAATGGCCCTCTCTAAGAGGGAGATGAGGGATAACGTGAAGGAATACCTGCTTCCCAACGGAAGGAGGATCTACCTGTTGGCGGAGGGCAGACTCGTGAATCTGGTTGCTGCGGAGGGGCATCCAAGCGAGGTCATGGACATGAGCTTCTCCAATCAGGCCCTAGCTGTCGAGTACCTGATCAAGGAGGGGAGGAACCTCAAGCCAGAGGTGCACCCGGTTCCGAGGAGCATAGATGAGGAAGTGGCCAGGCTGAAGCTGGCGTCCATGGGGATAGAGATAGACGCTCTGACGGAAGAGCAGGAGAGGTACCTCAAGAGCTGGCGTGGATGATCAATGGAGGAACTTCCTCTAGGTGCGCTCAGGGTTAGGGGCTGGAGCAGGGGCTGCGGGCTCTGCTGGGAAGGGGCTAAGATAGTCCTATTCGTGACCGGTAAGTGTCCCCTCTACGAATCCTGTCCATACTGCACGATCTCCGAGTGGCGCCGCGACAAGGACTTGGTGCTGGTGGACGAGAACCCGGTATCTAGCGATGAAGATGTGATCAGGGAGGCGGAACTCGTTTCCGCTCTAGGTGCGGGGATCACCGGCGGAGAACCCTCGCTAGTGGTGGACAAAGTGGCCCACTACGTCCGGATCCTGAAGGGCAGGTTCGGCGACTCCTTCCACATACACATGTACAC
This DNA window, taken from Thermoproteota archaeon, encodes the following:
- the rimI gene encoding ribosomal protein S18-alanine N-acetyltransferase, yielding MIPLKFHVMLQGYRIRPFKPEDLEEVERINRVFLPENYPSYFFIENYRRFPNSFLVAENDDGKVVGYVMCRVESYYTRDQTILLGHVLSIAVSKKHRRKGIGKALMEGAEKGLKGYGADAVYLEVRVSNEPAIKLYDDLGYKKLGIIPAYYADGEDAYLMYKMLDEEVEGALVEEVLGRRVVRI
- a CDS encoding sulfurtransferase TusA family protein produces the protein MRTIDLRGKRSPYPIIQIAKAVKKASPGETVNFLINDKESVDEVYDWIKRTGHILKAVVKRGDHWLIQIAKRK
- a CDS encoding adenosylhomocysteinase, coding for MPKVKDPGLAEKGALKIEWAKAHMPVLGTISERFSKERPLEGIRIAACLHVTKETAVLVLTLKEGGAEVCLSASNPLSTQDDVAAALSEEGIDVYAWRGMSEDEYFWAIERALSCKPHITMDDGGDITVMAHEKGFADGVIGGTEETTTGVLRIKSLARDGVLKYPVIAVNNAETKWNFDNVYGTGQSTIDGILRATNVMIAGKYFVVAGYGHVGRGIAMRARGMGAKVIVTEIDPIKALMAAMDGYLVMPMKEAAKVGDIFVTATGNKDVIKAEHISLMKDGAILANAGHFDVEVSVKDLELMALSKREMRDNVKEYLLPNGRRIYLLAEGRLVNLVAAEGHPSEVMDMSFSNQALAVEYLIKEGRNLKPEVHPVPRSIDEEVARLKLASMGIEIDALTEEQERYLKSWRG